A region of Flocculibacter collagenilyticus DNA encodes the following proteins:
- the rpsT gene encoding 30S ribosomal protein S20 — MANIKSAKKRAIQSEKRRQHNASRRSMMRTFLKKVNAAIEAGDKEVAQQAFDKAVPVLDRYATKGLIHKNKAARHKSRLAAQIKAL, encoded by the coding sequence TTGGCTAACATTAAGTCTGCAAAAAAACGTGCTATTCAGTCTGAAAAACGTCGTCAGCACAACGCTAGCCGTCGCTCTATGATGCGTACTTTCTTAAAGAAAGTTAACGCTGCAATTGAAGCAGGCGACAAAGAAGTAGCACAGCAAGCATTTGATAAAGCTGTTCCTGTATTAGACCGCTACGCAACTAAAGGTCTAATCCACAAGAACAAAGCGGCTCGTCATAAGAGTCGTTTAGCTGCTCAAATCAAAGCGCTATAA
- the ileS gene encoding isoleucine--tRNA ligase — MSDYKHTLNLPETAFPMRGNLAQREPKMLQAWTEKSLYKKIREAKKGKKSFILHDGPPYANGDIHLGHAVNKILKDIIVKSKTLSDFDSPYVPGWDCHGLPIELQVEKKVGKPGKKVDAATFRQKCREYAQKQIDGQLESFVRLGVLGNWDKPYRTMDFDSEANIIRSLGKIIDNGHLEKGFKPVHWCTDCGSALAEAEVEYKDKVSPAIDVRFAVKDEAAVVAKFNHPEGHAGEGDISVVIWTTTPWTLPANRAVTLSEKLEYALVQVETEQGKERLIIASELVNDVMARCNIDKFHALGHCRGKELEMLMLAHPFYAIDVPFILGDHVTTDAGTGCVHTAGGHGQDDFVVSKKYDLEIYNPVGANGVFLPDTELLAGEHVFKSNDKVIDILKERNRLLHHHAYEHSYPHCWRHKTPIIFRATPQWFIGMDKNGLRASSIEEIKKTEWLPEWGESRIEGMVEGRPDWCISRQRTWGVPIALFVDKDTGALHPNTQQLIEEVAKKVEQTGIQAWWDLDAAELLGEDAEQYVKVSDTLDVWFDSGVTHHFVVDCRDDFSAAADLYLEGSDQHRGWFMSSLMTGVAMKGHAPYKEVLTHGFTVDVKGHKMSKSLGNVIAPKEVINKYGADILRLWVASTDYTNEMTVSDEIFKRSADTYRRIRNTSRFLLANLSGFNPATDMVDVADMVQLDRWMVNNAAKLQAELLDAYNNYQMHLVVQRLMNFCTVELGSFYLDVIKDRQYTAKADSHARRSCQTALYHIVEALTRWIAPVLSFTAQEIWQELPGERNEFVFTETWYQGLVEVNKEGDLPDSFWQQLLTVRAEVNKALELARKENQIGAALQAEVTLFAEPELAAQLSKIEDELRFVLITSQAEVVASATQPDNTQATALEGLWLAVNASSAEKCERCWHHREDVGVEPEHPELCQRCVSNVEGDGEQRTFA, encoded by the coding sequence ATGAGCGATTACAAACATACCTTAAACCTGCCTGAAACCGCATTTCCAATGCGTGGTAACTTGGCCCAGCGTGAACCTAAAATGTTACAAGCATGGACCGAAAAGTCTCTTTATAAGAAAATTCGTGAGGCAAAAAAAGGTAAAAAGTCGTTTATTTTGCACGATGGCCCTCCGTATGCCAATGGTGATATTCATTTAGGTCACGCGGTAAATAAAATACTAAAAGATATTATAGTAAAGTCTAAAACACTGTCTGATTTTGACTCTCCTTATGTGCCAGGGTGGGACTGTCATGGCTTACCAATTGAGTTACAAGTAGAGAAAAAAGTGGGTAAACCTGGCAAAAAAGTTGATGCGGCAACATTTAGGCAGAAATGTAGAGAATACGCCCAAAAACAAATTGATGGCCAATTAGAAAGTTTTGTTCGATTAGGCGTATTAGGAAACTGGGATAAGCCATACCGTACAATGGACTTTGACTCTGAAGCTAACATCATTCGTTCATTAGGAAAAATTATAGATAATGGTCATTTAGAAAAAGGTTTTAAGCCTGTTCACTGGTGTACTGATTGTGGCTCTGCACTTGCAGAAGCAGAAGTAGAATATAAAGACAAAGTATCACCAGCAATTGATGTGCGTTTCGCAGTAAAAGATGAAGCAGCTGTGGTAGCAAAATTTAATCATCCTGAAGGGCATGCAGGAGAAGGTGATATATCAGTTGTTATTTGGACAACAACACCATGGACGTTACCAGCAAACCGCGCTGTAACGCTAAGTGAAAAGTTAGAATATGCATTAGTGCAAGTAGAAACTGAGCAAGGTAAAGAGCGCTTAATTATTGCCAGCGAACTTGTTAATGATGTAATGGCTAGATGTAATATCGACAAGTTTCACGCACTTGGCCATTGTCGCGGTAAAGAGTTAGAAATGTTGATGTTGGCGCATCCATTCTACGCGATAGATGTACCATTTATTTTAGGCGACCACGTAACAACGGATGCCGGTACTGGTTGTGTTCACACTGCTGGTGGACATGGTCAAGATGACTTTGTTGTAAGTAAAAAATACGATTTAGAAATTTATAATCCAGTGGGTGCAAACGGCGTATTTTTACCTGACACAGAGTTATTAGCTGGTGAACATGTTTTTAAGTCGAATGATAAAGTTATCGATATTCTAAAAGAGCGCAACCGCTTACTTCATCATCATGCCTATGAGCATTCATATCCTCATTGTTGGAGACATAAAACGCCTATTATTTTCAGAGCTACGCCGCAGTGGTTTATTGGCATGGATAAAAATGGCTTGCGTGCGTCTTCAATTGAAGAAATTAAGAAAACAGAATGGTTACCTGAGTGGGGTGAAAGCCGCATTGAAGGTATGGTGGAAGGCCGTCCTGATTGGTGTATTTCTCGTCAAAGAACATGGGGCGTGCCAATTGCGTTGTTTGTTGATAAAGACACAGGTGCGTTACACCCAAATACTCAACAATTAATTGAAGAAGTGGCAAAAAAAGTTGAGCAGACTGGTATTCAAGCTTGGTGGGATTTAGATGCGGCTGAGTTATTAGGAGAAGATGCTGAACAGTACGTTAAAGTGTCAGATACGTTAGATGTTTGGTTTGACTCTGGTGTAACTCACCACTTTGTTGTTGATTGCCGTGACGACTTTTCGGCAGCAGCAGATTTATATCTTGAAGGCTCAGATCAGCACCGTGGTTGGTTTATGTCTTCATTAATGACAGGTGTGGCTATGAAAGGTCATGCCCCATACAAAGAAGTGTTAACTCACGGGTTTACTGTAGATGTGAAAGGTCACAAGATGTCTAAGTCTTTAGGTAATGTTATTGCCCCTAAAGAAGTGATTAATAAATACGGTGCTGACATCTTAAGATTATGGGTTGCATCAACAGACTACACAAACGAAATGACTGTATCAGATGAAATTTTTAAACGCTCTGCTGATACTTACCGTCGTATTCGTAACACATCTCGTTTCTTACTTGCGAATTTAAGTGGCTTTAATCCTGCAACGGATATGGTTGATGTTGCAGACATGGTGCAGTTGGACCGTTGGATGGTAAATAATGCTGCAAAATTGCAAGCTGAATTACTAGACGCTTACAACAATTATCAAATGCATCTTGTGGTACAGCGTTTAATGAATTTCTGTACGGTAGAGCTAGGTAGCTTCTATTTAGATGTGATCAAAGATCGTCAGTATACGGCGAAAGCAGATAGCCACGCACGTCGCTCGTGTCAAACCGCACTTTACCATATTGTGGAAGCGCTAACGCGTTGGATTGCACCTGTTTTAAGCTTCACCGCTCAGGAAATATGGCAAGAGTTACCAGGTGAACGTAATGAATTTGTATTTACAGAGACTTGGTATCAAGGATTAGTTGAAGTTAATAAAGAAGGGGATTTACCTGATAGTTTCTGGCAGCAATTGCTAACTGTTCGCGCTGAGGTAAATAAAGCGTTAGAACTAGCACGTAAAGAGAACCAGATAGGTGCAGCGCTACAAGCAGAGGTTACATTATTCGCTGAGCCTGAGTTAGCCGCGCAATTATCAAAAATTGAAGATGAGCTTCGCTTTGTATTAATAACTTCACAGGCCGAAGTTGTAGCAAGCGCTACACAACCGGATAATACACAAGCTACAGCATTGGAAGGTTTATGGTTAGCAGTTAATGCTTCATCAGCTGAAAAATGTGAGCGTTGTTGGCACCATCGTGAAGATGTAGGTGTTGAGCCAGAGCATCCGGAATTATGTCAGCGTTGCGTTAGCAATGTTGAAGGTGATGGCGAACAGAGAACATTTGCATAA
- a CDS encoding response regulator, whose translation MVGQGKITALVVDDVAEVRSLLRHTLTQLGVEDIDEAANGAECFKKFKPNKYSIIFLDIELPDVTGHKVLTSLKNLDENVKVVMVSAHSSIDNVKAAITHGAEGFVVKPFSIKKIESIIKKVV comes from the coding sequence ATGGTTGGACAGGGGAAAATTACAGCTTTGGTTGTTGATGATGTGGCCGAAGTAAGGAGCCTTCTGCGCCATACATTAACACAGCTAGGCGTTGAGGATATTGATGAGGCCGCAAATGGTGCTGAGTGTTTTAAAAAGTTCAAGCCGAATAAATATAGTATTATATTTTTGGACATAGAATTACCAGACGTCACTGGGCATAAAGTACTAACGTCACTCAAAAACCTTGATGAGAATGTGAAAGTTGTCATGGTATCAGCACATAGCTCGATTGATAATGTAAAAGCTGCGATTACTCATGGAGCTGAGGGGTTTGTTGTGAAACCATTCTCAATAAAGAAAATAGAGAGCATTATTAAGAAAGTTGTTTAG
- the murJ gene encoding murein biosynthesis integral membrane protein MurJ yields the protein MSRSLLKSGLIVSAMTFISRILGLIRDLVVANLIGAGAAADVFFFANRIPNFLRRLFAEGAFAQAFVPVLNEVKEKHGDDEVRLFVARMSGTLGVIVTVVTLFGVIASPVIAALFGTGWFVSWLEGDAEGSKFELASLMLKFTFPYLWFITFVALSGAILNTYNKFAVAAFTPVFLNIAIISSLLFFRDQFSEPAMALALGVFIGGVVQFLFQLPFLFKQQMLSKPKWGWRDKYVTKVRTLMIPALFGVSVNQINLLLDTVIASFLLTGSISWLYYSDRLIEFPLGLFGIGIATVILPKLSALHVNKQGNEFADTMDWAIRFILLLGVPAMLGLILFGQPIISVLYYRGEFTLHDLEMVSYSLIAYSSGLLSYMMIKILAPGYFSRQDTKTPVRIGIIAMVANMVFNLMLAPFFGYVGLALATAMSATLNAVLLYRGLSKLGVYKISKETLHFVVKSVVAALAMIGTISYLNFPLNWWITQPLDVRIMALLGFIVFAVFIYFIVLIILNARLKQLFFRR from the coding sequence GTGTCTCGCTCATTATTAAAATCTGGCTTAATTGTTAGTGCTATGACCTTTATTTCTCGTATATTAGGCTTAATACGTGATCTTGTGGTTGCAAATTTGATTGGTGCTGGCGCTGCTGCGGATGTGTTTTTCTTTGCTAACCGTATTCCTAATTTTTTACGGCGCTTGTTTGCAGAAGGTGCGTTTGCGCAAGCGTTTGTACCAGTTTTAAATGAAGTAAAAGAAAAGCATGGTGATGATGAAGTCAGGCTTTTTGTTGCCAGAATGAGCGGTACCCTTGGCGTGATTGTAACGGTAGTCACTTTATTTGGCGTAATTGCCAGTCCTGTGATAGCCGCACTGTTTGGAACAGGTTGGTTTGTTAGTTGGCTAGAGGGGGATGCAGAGGGAAGCAAATTTGAATTAGCATCATTAATGTTAAAGTTCACCTTTCCCTATTTATGGTTTATTACTTTTGTAGCGCTTTCAGGCGCAATACTCAATACTTATAATAAGTTTGCAGTCGCTGCGTTCACGCCAGTATTTTTAAACATAGCTATTATAAGTAGCCTTCTTTTTTTCCGAGATCAATTTTCTGAGCCTGCAATGGCGCTTGCACTAGGAGTGTTTATTGGCGGGGTGGTACAGTTCTTATTTCAACTTCCTTTTTTATTCAAACAGCAAATGTTGTCAAAGCCTAAATGGGGCTGGCGAGATAAATATGTAACAAAAGTAAGGACGCTAATGATCCCTGCGCTGTTTGGAGTATCGGTAAATCAAATAAACTTATTGCTTGATACGGTAATAGCCTCATTTTTATTAACAGGCTCGATTAGCTGGTTATACTATTCTGATCGGTTGATTGAGTTTCCACTCGGACTATTCGGGATAGGTATTGCCACTGTTATTTTACCCAAACTCTCGGCGCTACATGTAAATAAACAAGGCAATGAATTTGCCGACACTATGGATTGGGCGATTCGTTTCATTTTATTGTTGGGTGTACCTGCAATGCTTGGCTTAATCTTATTTGGCCAACCTATTATTAGTGTGCTTTATTACCGCGGCGAATTTACCTTACATGATCTTGAGATGGTGTCATATTCTTTAATTGCTTATAGTAGTGGTTTATTAAGCTATATGATGATTAAAATTTTAGCACCCGGATATTTTTCTCGACAAGATACCAAAACACCCGTTCGTATCGGGATTATCGCGATGGTGGCAAATATGGTATTTAATTTAATGCTAGCCCCTTTTTTTGGATATGTAGGGTTAGCGTTAGCAACAGCAATGTCGGCCACATTAAATGCTGTATTACTGTACCGAGGATTATCTAAGTTAGGGGTGTATAAAATCTCTAAAGAGACGCTTCATTTTGTTGTAAAAAGTGTGGTCGCAGCTTTGGCTATGATTGGCACGATAAGTTATCTTAACTTTCCATTGAATTGGTGGATAACACAACCTTTAGACGTGCGAATAATGGCTTTGCTCGGCTTCATTGTTTTTGCCGTGTTTATTTATTTTATCGTGTTAATTATTTTAAATGCGCGTTTAAAGCAGCTATTTTTCAGGCGATAG
- the ribF gene encoding bifunctional riboflavin kinase/FAD synthetase gives MELIRGIHNIKPYHRDCVLTIGNFDGVHQGHCRVLKNAKNEAKKLNLPLTVMVFEPQPQELFSPANAPARLYRLRDKYTHLSAMGVDRLLCVNFNHRFAAMTAENFIQNLIVNKLGVKFLIVGDDFRFGKGRGGDFNMLNQAGESLGFDVKSTTSYRLDDCRVSSTAIRTALLNDQLDFAEAMLGRPYSIAGRVAHGDKKGRTIGFPTANIHLKRCVSPVNGVYAVEVKLGNRCIKGVANIGNRPTVAGIRQQLEVHLFNFNDDIYGCRLEVILRHKLREEQKFESFNALKEQIALDVLNAKHVLV, from the coding sequence ATGGAGTTAATTCGCGGTATTCATAATATTAAGCCTTATCATCGTGATTGCGTGTTAACGATCGGGAATTTTGATGGCGTGCATCAAGGGCATTGTAGAGTACTGAAAAATGCTAAAAATGAGGCGAAGAAGTTAAACTTACCTCTTACTGTAATGGTATTTGAACCTCAACCACAAGAGTTGTTTTCGCCTGCTAATGCACCTGCCAGACTTTATAGATTAAGAGACAAATATACTCATTTAAGCGCAATGGGTGTTGACCGCTTGCTATGTGTGAATTTTAATCACCGATTTGCAGCAATGACAGCTGAAAACTTCATTCAAAATCTGATAGTTAACAAACTTGGTGTGAAGTTTTTGATTGTTGGCGATGATTTCCGCTTTGGTAAAGGGCGTGGTGGCGACTTTAATATGTTAAATCAAGCTGGTGAATCGCTAGGATTTGATGTAAAAAGTACCACCAGTTATAGGTTGGATGATTGCAGAGTAAGCAGTACAGCAATAAGAACCGCGCTGTTAAATGATCAGTTAGATTTCGCCGAAGCCATGCTTGGTAGACCTTATAGCATTGCTGGTAGAGTGGCACACGGTGATAAGAAAGGAAGAACAATCGGTTTTCCAACTGCAAATATTCATTTAAAACGTTGCGTGTCGCCAGTTAATGGCGTGTATGCCGTAGAAGTGAAGTTGGGTAATAGATGTATAAAAGGTGTAGCAAATATTGGAAACAGACCAACCGTTGCTGGAATAAGGCAGCAGCTGGAAGTGCACCTATTTAATTTTAATGACGATATTTATGGTTGTCGATTAGAAGTTATTTTGCGTCATAAACTACGTGAAGAACAAAAATTCGAGTCGTTTAATGCATTAAAAGAGCAAATTGCGCTAGATGTGTTAAATGCAAAACATGTTTTAGTATAA
- a CDS encoding ribose-phosphate diphosphokinase: protein MKIMYCLDGHQELARAICESRQIIYGEYEQRLFPDGEYYFRNLSNVEDADVWLLCSLNQPNSKFIKIIFMAEMIRQQGAKRVGLVSPYLGYMRQDAVFNQGEINTAQIFASAITKYIDKLITVDPHLHRILDLNEIYNIPAIALSAAETVASWIKANVSQPYIIGPDSESEQWVKVIAKSLDCGYQVQSKIRRGDYDVSISALSKVSEHVTPILFDDIISSGKTMLGLVEQFKEQPCKAPICICTHALFNESTYKELINAGASVVYSTNTIKHFSNHINLAKLIASELHFNDC, encoded by the coding sequence ATGAAAATTATGTACTGCCTAGACGGGCATCAAGAACTTGCCCGCGCAATATGTGAAAGTAGGCAAATTATTTATGGCGAGTATGAGCAACGCTTATTCCCTGATGGTGAGTATTATTTTAGAAACCTGTCAAATGTTGAAGATGCTGACGTTTGGCTACTTTGTTCATTAAATCAACCTAATAGTAAGTTCATCAAAATCATATTTATGGCGGAGATGATACGGCAGCAGGGGGCAAAGCGTGTGGGCTTAGTTAGTCCATATTTGGGGTATATGAGGCAAGATGCTGTTTTTAATCAAGGAGAAATTAATACTGCCCAGATTTTCGCTTCTGCGATCACTAAGTACATTGATAAATTGATCACTGTTGATCCCCATTTACACCGCATTTTAGATTTAAATGAAATATATAACATACCTGCTATTGCGCTCAGCGCGGCAGAAACGGTTGCAAGTTGGATTAAAGCGAATGTCAGCCAGCCTTATATTATTGGGCCAGACAGCGAAAGTGAGCAGTGGGTGAAAGTGATAGCAAAGTCGTTAGATTGCGGCTATCAAGTTCAATCTAAAATTAGGCGCGGTGATTACGATGTGAGTATTTCGGCGCTAAGCAAAGTAAGTGAGCATGTTACACCTATTTTATTTGATGATATTATTTCGTCAGGTAAAACTATGCTGGGTTTGGTTGAGCAGTTTAAAGAACAACCTTGTAAAGCTCCAATTTGCATTTGTACGCACGCATTATTTAATGAAAGCACCTATAAAGAGCTTATTAACGCAGGAGCAAGTGTAGTGTACTCAACCAATACAATTAAACATTTTAGTAATCATATTAATTTAGCTAAATTAATAGCGTCAGAACTACATTTTAATGATTGCTGA
- a CDS encoding M28 family peptidase: MKILNRFITSYLLLIILPWFANAKINDDALNQLVKHVKEKPQALTLVKSLTTEVGPRIAGSPGDKMAVKWAENKFKTLGFDKIYKEPVRVRNWSRGIASATVIAPYKQKLVVTALGGTIATPKDGLTAQVVQFDSLESLIKADKAEVENKIVFINKKMRRHKQGKGYRPVVIARSKGAIEAAKLGAKAIVIRSVGTSNTRFAHTGAMKYDATVEKIPAGALSNPDADLLASMFENNSPVTINLQLDAKEHGWQTSYNVIGEITGTEQPENYILLAAHLDSWDEGTGALDDGAGVGVVMAAAANIKNITGQPKRTIRVVLYANEEFGLVGAKGFVKKHKASFDKIIVAAESDFGAGPIWQFSTNFGNNFEQGKALLAKYFAPYNIAHGNNKAYGGPDISMLPKYGVPVVSLSQDGTNYFDYHHTPNDTFDKIVPAELNQNELIWTIFGYITANSDISFR; encoded by the coding sequence ATGAAAATACTCAATCGGTTTATCACATCATACCTACTGTTGATAATACTACCTTGGTTTGCAAATGCAAAAATCAATGATGACGCACTTAATCAACTCGTCAAACATGTAAAAGAAAAGCCGCAAGCACTTACACTAGTAAAGTCGTTAACGACTGAAGTTGGCCCAAGAATAGCAGGCAGTCCGGGCGACAAAATGGCCGTTAAGTGGGCGGAAAATAAGTTTAAAACGCTTGGCTTTGACAAAATTTATAAAGAGCCGGTCAGAGTTCGTAATTGGAGCCGCGGTATTGCATCCGCAACAGTTATTGCACCATATAAGCAAAAGCTTGTCGTCACTGCGTTAGGAGGCACAATTGCAACGCCCAAAGACGGATTAACCGCACAAGTGGTACAGTTCGACTCACTTGAATCTTTAATCAAAGCTGATAAAGCTGAAGTAGAAAATAAAATTGTTTTCATCAATAAAAAAATGCGCAGGCATAAACAAGGAAAAGGCTATAGGCCTGTTGTGATAGCGCGTTCAAAAGGAGCTATTGAAGCTGCGAAGCTAGGTGCAAAAGCAATTGTTATTCGCTCGGTTGGCACATCAAATACTCGTTTTGCTCATACCGGGGCAATGAAGTATGACGCAACTGTCGAAAAAATCCCTGCAGGTGCTTTGTCAAATCCCGATGCAGACTTGCTCGCAAGCATGTTTGAAAACAATAGCCCTGTTACTATCAACCTTCAGTTAGACGCAAAGGAACATGGCTGGCAAACTTCTTATAATGTCATTGGTGAAATTACCGGGACTGAGCAACCAGAAAATTATATACTATTGGCCGCTCACCTAGACTCATGGGATGAAGGCACTGGCGCTTTGGATGATGGCGCTGGAGTCGGTGTTGTCATGGCGGCGGCAGCAAATATTAAAAACATTACCGGACAACCTAAGCGCACTATTCGTGTGGTGTTATATGCCAATGAAGAATTTGGCTTGGTTGGCGCCAAGGGGTTCGTCAAGAAGCATAAAGCCTCATTTGATAAGATTATTGTAGCTGCAGAGTCTGACTTTGGAGCAGGCCCAATTTGGCAATTTAGCACAAATTTTGGCAACAATTTTGAGCAAGGCAAAGCGTTACTTGCTAAATACTTCGCGCCATATAATATCGCACATGGCAATAACAAAGCTTATGGTGGGCCAGATATTTCGATGCTGCCAAAATACGGCGTACCGGTTGTAAGTTTATCCCAAGATGGCACGAACTATTTTGACTATCATCACACTCCAAATGATACGTTTGATAAAATTGTACCTGCCGAATTAAACCAAAATGAGCTTATTTGGACTATATTCGGGTATATCACCGCCAATAGCGATATCAGCTTCAGATGA
- a CDS encoding YgjV family protein: MEQIVVDVISWIGLAICIGAFFIKDLTLLRIATLVGCSLLFVYYTYISVPQGIISNVTLVLINAFYLFRVATTKNTEAV, encoded by the coding sequence GTGGAACAAATAGTAGTAGACGTAATTAGCTGGATTGGTTTAGCAATTTGTATTGGTGCGTTTTTTATTAAAGACTTAACCCTATTACGCATAGCCACATTAGTTGGTTGCTCGTTATTATTCGTCTATTACACTTATATATCTGTTCCACAAGGCATTATTTCTAATGTTACTTTAGTGCTGATCAACGCGTTTTATTTATTTCGTGTTGCTACCACCAAAAATACTGAAGCTGTTTGA
- a CDS encoding DUF3718 domain-containing protein — protein sequence MNILKKLFVVTVTSASLASVSFSASSANAPMDPYIETALVNVCKSVIKNSPISLKKTVRGYRLKMDTITEKLMCNNETPYQFALTHNADRNARLLKTGSVEIKDIAAVDAVEKYYVYID from the coding sequence ATGAATATTTTAAAAAAACTATTTGTTGTAACTGTTACATCAGCAAGCTTGGCCTCAGTCAGTTTTTCAGCGTCATCGGCCAACGCACCAATGGATCCGTATATCGAGACTGCATTAGTCAATGTTTGTAAATCTGTCATTAAAAACAGTCCAATTAGCCTTAAAAAAACAGTAAGAGGCTATCGTTTGAAAATGGATACCATCACAGAAAAATTAATGTGCAACAATGAAACACCGTATCAATTTGCATTAACTCATAATGCTGATAGAAATGCGCGTCTATTAAAAACAGGTAGTGTGGAAATTAAGGATATTGCAGCGGTTGATGCAGTCGAAAAATATTACGTTTATATTGATTAA